Genomic window (Culex pipiens pallens isolate TS chromosome 3, TS_CPP_V2, whole genome shotgun sequence):
AGCGACGTGAAGCTGTTTTCCGGGTTTGTGTTCCGGTCGGCGCCGCACCGCCATCGCAGCAGCAAGTGGTACGTCTCGCTGGACGAGTACCCGTGGCACATGTGGCCCACGTACGTGACGGCCGGGGCGTTCCTGGTGTCGCACGAGGCGCTGTTCGAGATGTACTACGTCAGCATGTACACGAAGCACTTTCGGTGAGTTGGTTGAAGGCTGGTACGGAGATCGGGAGGAACACAAAACGCAATATAAAAAAACGCGCATGGAAAATCTAATAATTTGGATTTGCATGTGACTTACAAATTACAAAGCTATCaataattctgaaaattcagaatTTCCTTTTAATGCCGAATCTCAAAACGCAGAATCTTAATATTAAAAGGACGGATTTTGTTTTGCTCGAAATGAAGTAAACCTAGAATTATCATTGAATTGTCTGccagaacataaaaaaatgaaaaaatctaaaactcgaaacttttgaaattgaaatttagaattttaatttaaaaattggccgttacaaatatttttcaaagttctcaaattaaaaaaaaaaatcacaaaatttcaaaatcaaacttcaagaaattctaaatttataaatttaataatcaGGTAAactagaaattaaaattttaaaagctcaTAACAtccgaaattcatgaaaatgtcTGAAATGCCTCCAGAACCTCAGACCTTTTTGGAGTAAAATTtaggttagaaaaaaaaatccttgatttttgaatttttagtggcggaaattttattattttttgttatattgttgttttttttttttaattataatttcataGAATTTTTCAACTATAGAATTACAAACTATTTGAATTTCGGATGCTCTGAACTATCCAAATattgaattttacaattttgaatttccgaatttctgagtttttaaatttttagaatttctaaattttgaatttcttgaattcttgatttGTTAAATATccaagttttgaattttattatagaaattttttcatatgtttttgtattttgtattaagGGTTgttaaatgttaattttttcaatttattgaatttattaaacattttttaaatttattttattttcatattttaaataatttaacaaaaacttaaaaaaatatattgtacataagattttttttaagttaagaaaagtcacaacttttgaaatttagagatacaaaattcataaatttaaaaattttaaaaattaaaaaaactcaggaatttataaattttaaaattcaaaatttggataGCTCAGAACATCcgaaattcaaatatttcgtACAAAAATTCtaccattaaaaattcaaaaatcaaggaTTTTTTTCTAGCTTAAGATATTACTCCAAAAAGGTCTGATTTTCTGgagacgtttaaaaaaaatcttgaatttcaGAGGTGCTGAActttccaaatttttattttattaatttataaatttcggaTTTCTGGAAGCttgagtttttaaatttcaatgttttggattttgttgttttcctttttttttaatttgaaactttgaataatatttgcaacagccaatttttaaatcataaccctaaatatcaatttcaaaatttttaagctGTATTTCTTTTCTGCCAGacaatttaaatataattattgaCTTTTTCCTCTGCTTTACttcatttgataaatttaaggattgaaaaaaaatgagaatttaaacatttaagaatttttaatttttttagtattttaagaatcTTACGAATTTAAGActtgtaaaaattttaagaattttaagaatttaagaaacttaaaaaatttaagaattttaaggattttaagaattttaagaattttgagaattttaagcatttaagaatttaaagaatttaagaatttaagaatttaagaatttaaaaatttaagaatttaagaatttaagaatttaagaatttaagaatttaagaatttgagaatttaagaatttaagaatttaagaatttaagaatttaagaatttaagaatttaagaatttaagaacttaagaacttaagaatttaagaatttaagaatttaagaatttaagaatttaagaatttaagaatttaagaatttaagaatttaagaatttaagaatttaagaatttaagaatttaagaatttaagaatttaagaatttaagaatttaagaatttaagaatttaagaatttaagaatttaagaatttaagaatttaagaatttaagaatttaagaatttaagaatttaagaatttaagaatttaagaatttaagaatttaagaatttaagaatttaagaatttaagaatttaagaatttaagaatttaagaatttaagaatttaagaatttaagaatttaagaatttaagaatttaagaatttaagaatttaagaatttaagaatttaagaatttaagaatttaagaatttaagaatttaagaatttaagaatttaagaatttaagaatttaagaatttaagaatttaagaattgaagaatttaagaatttaagaatttaagaatttaagaatttaagaatttaagaatttaagaatttatgaatttaagaatttaagaatttaagaatttaagaatttaagaatttaagaatttaagaatttaagaatttaagaatttaagaatttaagaatttaagaatttaagaatttaagaatttaagaatttaagaatttaagaatttaagaatttaagaatttaagaatttaagaatttaagaacttaagaacttaagaatttaagaatttaagaatttaagaatttaagaatttaagaatttaagaatttaagaatttaagaatttaagaatttaagaatttaagaatttaagaatttaagaatttaagaatttaagaatttaagaatttaagaatttaagaatttaagaatttaagaatttaagaatttaagaatttaagaatttaagaatttaagaatttaagaatttaagaatttaagaatttaagaatttaagaatttaagaatttaagaatttaagaatttaagaatttaagaatttaagaatttaagaatttaagaatttaagaatttaagaatttaagaatttaagaatttaagaatttaagaatttaagaatttaagaatttaagaatttaagaatttaagaatttaagaatttaagaatttaagaatttaagaatttaagaatttaagaatttaagaatttaagaatttaagaatttaagaatttaagaatttaagaatttaagaatttaagaatttaagaatttaagaatttaagaatttaagaatttaagaatttaagaatttaagaatttaagaatttaagaatttaagaatttaagaatttaagaatttaagaatttaagaatttaagaatttaagaatttaagaatttaagaatttaagaatttaagaatttaagaatttaagaatttaagaatttaagaatttaagaatttaagaatttaagaatttaagaatttaagaatttaagaatttaagaatttaagaatttaagaatttaagaatttaagaatttaagaatttaagaatttaagaatttaagaatttaagaatttaaaaatttaagaatttaagaatttaagaatttaagaatttaagaatttaagaatttaagaatttaagaatttaagaatttaagaatttaagaatttaagaatttaagaatttaagaatttaagaatttaagaatttaagaatttaagaatttaagaatttaagaatataagaatttaagaatttaagaatttaagaatttatgaatttatgaatttaagaatttaagaatttaagaatttaagaatttaagaatttaagaatttaagaatttaagaatttaagaatttaagaatttaagaatttaagaatttaagaatttaagaatttaagaatttaagaatttaagaatttaagaatttaagaatttaagaatttaagaatttaagaatttaagaatttaagaatttaagaatttaagaatttaagaatttaagaatttaagaatttaagaatttaagaatttaagaatttaagaatttaagaatttaagaatttaagaatttaagaatttaagaatttaagaatttaagaatttaagaatttaagaattcaagaattcaagaatttaagaatttaagaatttaagaatttaagaatttttaggatttaagaattttaagaatttttaggatttaagaattttaagaattttagaatttaagaatttaagaattgaaggatttaagaaaataagaatttaagtatttaagaatttaggaatttaagaatttaagaatttaaaggtTTTTGAATTAAAgcgttttttgaatttagagaTTTGCGCGTTCCTTCTGATCTCCGTACTAGCAATGtgatttttctttaatattcatTCCCCACCCTCTAACCAGCTTCGACGACATCTACCTCGGCATCGTGGCGCTCAAGGCCGGCATCGAGCCGCTCCACTCGGAGGAGTTTTACTTCCACAAGGCGCCCTTCCTCGGCCCGCAAAGCTACAAGTACGTGCTGGCCACCCACGGCTACGACAGCCCGGAGGAGCTGGTCAAGATCTGGAACGAGGTGCGGGCCGCCGGTTATGCCTAAGAAGAATTGCAAGAAGTCAGGAATTGAAGCGAGATGATCCCACTGAGATATGAAACGCTGGGCTAGCaaattgatgcattttttttctgtgttttttagtCAACGACATATTTAGGGTGTAACGAACGCAAGTTTTTTGATAGCAAGTTCTCTCTTATCAGTAAAACAGACTTAAGAAATATCGGTAGCAGTGTAGAATAGCGAGAACATCGATTTAGAGAGCTTTCTTCGAAACAAAAACGAGTCAGTTTTCAGACTTCCACTTAGACTGATGTGTGATAAAGGCGTCGCAGAACTAGAGAAGACATTTTCGTAGGAACTTAAACTAATAATATCAAACAATTAACgagcatttttcaatttcacacCAAAACTAAgtagaatttttgtatttattctcGATTCAAAGTTGGTTAGTGTGAATATGTGCCTATTTTGCTAACTTATTAAGAGGTTCGTTATTCTAAGTTATCATTAAATTGTAGGAAAAAATTAATCATAATGAAATAAACAACCATTCAACCAACTCATCCTACGTCGCTTCCTGCTTCATCTCCCGCTCCCCGTCCTTCTTCACCGACATCAGCAGGATGTGCATCGTGTCCACGACCTTACTATAGCCAGCTTCCGTATCGGCCAGTTTGGCTTCCTGCTCGTGCAGCTTGCGTCGGTTCTGCTCCAACGATTCGTCCAGCGAGTCGAGCTGGCGCTGAAGGTTGCCGATTTCCGTCTGAAGCGCGAGCCGTTCCTGCTGCTGGGTGGCCACCCGGTCTGCCAGCTTCTGGCGCTGGGTTCGCAGCTGCGAGAGGCATTTTACCATTTCCTGGTTGTGGGCCTGAGTTGGGGGTGGAATTGTTAAtgatttattttacttaaaatttgaacTGGTTGGTAATCACCTGAAGGCGAGCGGCGGCTTCAAACATTGTGATTTTATATTTGACCAAAACTACACAGGACAAGCTATTTActtcaaacaaacaacaaattacaataaattacaaaatttagcaGAAACAGTTTTAACGGAAAAAATGTTTGCTTGAGAAAGAACGTAAACAAACGCGAGTGAAATTCCGACACTTTTGACAGTTGGTTGCACAAAAACAAGCTACTCCGACAAAATCGATGAAAGGATTCTTATCACAGACAAATAGATGTGGTAATagagtcctaaagccctatgtcaattggGTCctgaaatgaagcttagattgctgatattattgtttacagcgataaagcttatttttctgagtacagtgaccctttgtacaaccacaaagagtttaaaatggatttttaaatcaattttgaaaaattaacctcgcggtccttctcgacagaaaagcttctacttgacagctcgttccaaggggaccatagttgatccatagaaaaaatgttgtcctgtcaaaaaatttgtttacattaaaatgaaaaaaagtgatcagaaatggtttttaatcgtgttttttaccgttgtacataaaaatttacatagggctttagtacccaatttttatgtacaacggtaaaaaacacgattaaaaaccatttctgatcactttttttttatttaaaaaaaataaattgactagACAAAATTTTGTCGATGGATCAACCGtcggatcaactatggtccccttggaacgagctgtcaagtatcCTATAGGACCTTTATCTGCCAAGAAGGGacgtgaagttaatttttaaaaatagaattaaaaatcaattttaaatcctttgcttTGTTCTCAgataaataagctttatcgttgtgaacaataatatcacaaatttaagcttaattttcgGACCGAATTATTAGATTCTATAATTCTGAGAATCCAAAAACATtcatttcaataaatcaaaaaatcctaTAATGGAAATAGATCAACAATCTTTTGAAAACCAATTTAAATGCTAAAAAATGCTAGAGAAAgctgagcgagttgtggcgctttgACCACGGAAAATAGTGTCCTAGGCatctgtggaaatacaatgtcccatccccaaGGGTCCCggaacaccaaaacttcttagcatggtggctcccaacgattcGTAACTCAAACAatcaggaacgtgagcgggggatccccacgtttcttcctcccctgtagattcagaactgtattgctgtttgaacattcgtgttcaaactcaatccaattcaacgaatcatcattgcggttggcctggccgctttaacgtttgtgatgtttcaaagcaaagcCCCAATgccactgcaattgttaataatgacaagaagagtgctaggcgttaatcaacctgaggcattttccaggatgccctggctgcgctagggttagataagattagattaaagAATGCTAGAGGAATCTAGCTTTTTCTACTTGGATAAtcaattttagcatgtttggaacatacactgagcaaaactcaCACAGCGCATCGAAGTGTTTCGCACATGATCTGACCCTGCattacagagcactcaaatatcaaacGCAAAACAATCGAAATTGCGGTGATTGGCCAAGAAATAAtttcaatagccaaacacttgaattttaaatgatgttgaaaaataatagtaTCTACAAGCGATatacaggttctcgcttgctagtcgtgaACGGTACCACTGCGCGGTAGGCCAGTTGAAAACGGGAGAGTTTTTTGTGCTACTCGTTCTAGCCTCGCTTCTAGCCATCGATAAAAGTCGCGCTAAAACCAATCAGTGAAAcacatagggggatggcgtcgctatttttagaccacgttttccactttttcgcatcgaaaccgactactttatcgacttcattttgctgggcgagatagggcgccgtctatttttagatgatgactcagcacttttacactcttgcgcttaaaaaaaccaggtggcagcacgatgtaacgccacgtccctattaaattcaagtggaaaatcacgttgactttgatTAGTGTTTTGTGTAGGTcttaagatcaatttcaagtgttttcctcatcactttgaatagttcaagacagtgggacaaattcatgagcaaaacacttgaaaagcttgagccacccgaatgacaATAACgtgtcaaaaaataacaaaaaggtaatcgcccaaacacttgcatttgatagtgatttggattgatgttgaaacacaaaccaattagatctatgatgtggctttattcaataattcatgtgtttgggcacttgaataaaaagggtggcgtattttcagtgtatGATTAAGGAGATATAAacgctgaaaaatatttttttgaatttcagaattcTTGAGTGCTTGAACCTCGGCTTGAACCTAAAAATTTCTAAAGTtaagaatattcaaatttaaatacactcaatttgaaatttttgatttttaaataaggccgttgcaaatatttttcaaatcaccTTCAAAGTCGGGGTGAAAAATCTGGGGgctaaagtatattttttcaaaaaactacaaaatttaaatggaatagtagtctaataaactgaaaacattttgaaatgcattttcctgcatttaaaataatatttagcatttctgtaatttcaattataaaatattttttaccctACCCCCTCTTCCCCCTTGACTTTGACCAGAGTTGAGGGACAAAAATtggacaaaaacttaattttttttataacgttcctaatcttttaaaaataattttgggatTGTGAATTTTATATGAGgttttctaggcccagtgaaaaaatatataatttaacccaaaaaaatgACGTACTTCTCgccacagtgtcctgatgcaaacaatgatcgagctcgagctgtcacatgTCAGCTGCAgtcctgcgaagtatgttggctgacacaTCTGGCAGTTGGTAAAAAAACAGCTAAAAgacgcctgacaaaaaacttttgctagaaagagatagaaaATCTGAtacaaacaaacgtccagctgtaatgtaaacatactttgaatgtgttagtaaatttctggctagaaagccttataaaaacaaaaacaaaatgtccaatttcatgcacaattaaaaaaacaaccaaaacaataaccaaAATGTATCGAGAAATTGAAagcgcaacatggagttaatcATTCTGTGAAGTTTTCCAAGACAGTTGGGAatgtttcactccatgttaccggctcacactCTCTTTTTATATCTCGGTACAAATATTCTTATTTTGGTTTACTTCTgtcaaaaataagttaaatatgTATTAATGAGTCTATTtattgtgtattttttaaaatcattggctcaaatttcaaaatttttaaaaacctcgtattgaatttttagaagtcttgattttttttatgaatccatTTTGATTTTTCGGTTGATCAGGTTTAATTATTCCTTACAAAActtcaaat
Coding sequences:
- the LOC120417066 gene encoding uncharacterized protein LOC120417066 — protein: MFEAAARLQAHNQEMVKCLSQLRTQRQKLADRVATQQQERLALQTEIGNLQRQLDSLDESLEQNRRKLHEQEAKLADTEAGYSKVVDTMHILLMSVKKDGEREMKQEAT